The following proteins come from a genomic window of Nostoc sp. TCL26-01:
- a CDS encoding sulfite exporter TauE/SafE family protein encodes MHYFLLPFLSFLVGIIVGLTGIGGASLITPMLIFIFQVPPAIAVSSDVVSATLMKVVGSVKHWQQQTLDQEVVKWLALGSVPGSLFGVGTLHLIRQTSEHNLDNILLRLLGITILLITLLALVQLLLITFFPKFSLPELPKFDLTTHWGRFLTVAIGAILGYLVGLTSIASGSVFALVLIGFFRLDARKLVGTDISQAAILLMFTSLGHLSLGTVDWSLVLPIWLGSVPGVLLGAKICQITPQRPLKFVIYTILMMVSWKLVYQV; translated from the coding sequence ATGCACTATTTCTTGTTACCTTTTCTAAGCTTTTTAGTTGGCATAATTGTTGGGTTAACAGGAATTGGTGGAGCCTCTTTGATTACCCCAATGCTAATTTTTATCTTTCAAGTACCCCCTGCCATTGCAGTTAGCTCAGATGTTGTATCTGCCACTTTAATGAAGGTAGTTGGTAGTGTTAAGCACTGGCAACAACAAACTCTAGATCAAGAAGTAGTTAAATGGCTAGCCTTGGGAAGCGTACCCGGTTCACTTTTTGGAGTAGGAACACTACACTTGATTAGGCAGACCAGTGAGCATAATTTAGATAACATTTTGCTCCGGTTACTGGGGATAACAATTCTGTTAATCACATTGTTAGCTTTAGTGCAATTGCTACTAATAACTTTCTTCCCCAAATTTAGCTTACCTGAACTACCAAAGTTTGATTTAACAACTCATTGGGGGCGGTTTTTGACTGTTGCTATCGGAGCAATTTTAGGTTATTTAGTTGGTTTAACTAGCATTGCTTCCGGCTCAGTATTTGCCTTAGTTTTAATTGGCTTTTTTCGTCTTGATGCTCGTAAGTTAGTGGGAACAGACATTTCCCAAGCAGCTATTTTATTAATGTTTACTTCTCTCGGACATCTGAGTTTAGGCACAGTAGATTGGAGCTTGGTTTTACCTATATGGTTAGGTTCAGTTCCTGGAGTCTTACTAGGTGCAAAAATATGCCAAATCACTCCTCAACGCCCATTAAAATTTGTCATTTACACTATTTTGATGATGGTAAGTTGGAAATTGGTTTATCAAGTTTGA
- a CDS encoding cadmium resistance transporter produces MNELFTAFSTGIIAFIATNIDDIVILLLFFSQVNANLNPWQIVAGQYLGFTTLIILSLPGFFGGMILPPKVIGLLGLIPIVMGINSLVNKESITEDVSPESTPSTTTTITDLFTPQVYSIAAITLANGGDNISVYVPLFANSNLTVFFIIICSFIILLGIWCYAAYRLTYQKNIADILTRYSNYLVPFVLIGIGTFIVLKSSALSLVKLVASCLCLMILLKNNSVAESKSELGDRYNQTIGEHDE; encoded by the coding sequence ATGAATGAGTTATTTACTGCATTTAGTACAGGGATAATTGCGTTCATTGCTACCAACATTGATGATATTGTCATTTTATTGCTATTTTTTTCACAAGTAAATGCTAATTTAAATCCTTGGCAAATAGTCGCTGGTCAATATCTGGGTTTTACTACATTAATAATTCTCAGTCTTCCTGGTTTCTTTGGTGGCATGATTTTACCGCCAAAAGTGATTGGATTACTAGGGTTAATACCTATAGTTATGGGTATTAATAGTTTAGTTAATAAAGAAAGCATCACAGAAGATGTTTCCCCAGAATCAACGCCATCAACAACTACAACAATTACTGATTTATTTACACCTCAAGTTTATAGTATAGCAGCTATAACCCTTGCTAATGGTGGTGATAATATTAGTGTGTATGTACCCTTATTTGCCAACAGCAATTTAACAGTATTTTTTATCATTATTTGCTCATTTATAATTCTGTTGGGTATTTGGTGTTATGCCGCTTATAGATTAACTTACCAGAAAAATATCGCTGATATTTTAACTCGTTATAGTAATTATCTTGTGCCTTTTGTACTGATAGGAATAGGAACTTTTATTGTTTTAAAAAGTAGTGCTTTAAGCTTAGTAAAATTAGTGGCTAGCTGTCTATGTCTAATGATTTTACTGAAAAATAATAGCGTTGCTGAATCAAAATCTGAATTAGGCGATCGCTACAATCAAACCATTGGTGAACATGATGAGTGA
- a CDS encoding cadmium resistance transporter has protein sequence MNQLITAFAAGIVAFVATNIDDTIILLLLFSQRDANFRRRHIWLGQYLGFAIIILASLPGFFGGLVVRRELIGLLGILPIVIGVKQLMNREVENLEIQAVTDDLQKSTPTNSLLYFIVSILHPQTYKVAAVTIANGGDNISIYIPLFAGQNLAGLGVILGVFFVMIGVWCAMTDWLSRQAPITYVLSRYGKAIVPFVLIGLGLFIMYERGTFSLLRGM, from the coding sequence ATGAATCAATTAATCACAGCTTTCGCCGCAGGAATAGTCGCATTTGTAGCCACCAATATTGATGACACAATTATTTTACTATTACTTTTCTCACAGAGAGATGCTAATTTCCGACGACGGCATATTTGGCTTGGTCAATATCTGGGTTTTGCTATTATCATCTTAGCCAGCTTGCCAGGATTTTTTGGTGGTTTAGTTGTCCGGCGAGAATTAATCGGATTACTGGGCATATTACCTATAGTGATTGGTGTCAAACAATTAATGAATCGAGAAGTAGAAAATTTAGAAATTCAAGCAGTCACTGATGATTTACAAAAATCAACACCAACTAATTCTCTGTTATATTTTATAGTAAGTATTTTACACCCTCAAACATATAAAGTGGCAGCAGTAACTATTGCCAATGGTGGGGATAACATTAGCATTTATATTCCTTTATTTGCTGGTCAAAATCTTGCTGGCTTGGGAGTGATTTTAGGGGTATTTTTTGTCATGATAGGTGTCTGGTGTGCTATGACTGACTGGTTAAGCCGTCAAGCTCCAATTACTTATGTACTGAGTCGTTATGGGAAAGCTATTGTGCCTTTTGTCTTGATTGGTTTGGGTTTATTTATCATGTATGAAAGAGGAACATTCAGCTTATTACGGGGAATGTAA
- a CDS encoding phosphatase PAP2 family protein, giving the protein MGSWKETGKQRQSSVSFIQNLLLAHWRSLLLLFVGVYLPLQVFELLAVKLWQYEAGFPWDLPILLAVHSTAQPQLDIVAVVLTKLGSFWTALPILSAIAVILWQQKRWRSLVYLVTTAIGSTVINRTAKELMHRVRPHLWESGAPEFDFAFPSGHAMTSMTLVVILLILTWATSWRWLVLVSGSLFIMLIAWTRLYLGVHFPSDILAGWMVAIAWTIGVSIIIKPNLTQATALGNQTQAETSLLPEESQ; this is encoded by the coding sequence ATGGGAAGTTGGAAAGAAACTGGGAAACAGCGTCAGTCATCTGTTTCATTTATCCAAAATCTATTGCTTGCCCATTGGCGATCGCTCCTACTCTTATTTGTGGGAGTATATTTACCATTGCAAGTATTTGAGTTACTAGCAGTGAAGCTATGGCAGTATGAAGCGGGTTTTCCCTGGGATTTACCAATTCTGCTGGCAGTTCACTCGACAGCACAACCACAATTAGATATTGTCGCTGTAGTGCTGACTAAGTTAGGTTCATTTTGGACAGCATTACCAATTCTCAGTGCGATCGCTGTAATATTATGGCAGCAAAAACGCTGGCGATCGCTAGTTTATCTAGTCACCACTGCTATAGGCAGCACTGTTATTAACCGCACAGCTAAAGAATTAATGCACCGAGTTCGTCCTCATTTATGGGAATCTGGTGCGCCGGAATTTGATTTTGCCTTTCCCAGTGGTCATGCTATGACCAGTATGACACTGGTGGTAATCTTGCTAATTTTAACTTGGGCTACCTCGTGGCGGTGGTTAGTATTGGTTAGTGGTAGCTTGTTTATCATGCTCATTGCTTGGACACGTCTTTACCTGGGTGTGCATTTTCCCAGTGATATACTTGCAGGTTGGATGGTAGCGATCGCTTGGACAATTGGTGTGAGTATAATTATCAAACCAAACTTAACCCAAGCTACCGCATTAGGTAATCAAACTCAAGCAGAAACTTCTTTGCTACCGGAAGAAAGTCAATAG
- the hemH gene encoding ferrochelatase, producing the protein MGRVGVLLLNLGGPDKLEDVGPFLYNLFSDPEIIRLPFRWLQKPLAWFIATRRTGTSQANYKQIGGGSPLRRITEAQGEALREQLEEMGKETNIYVGMRYWHPYTEEAIALLTQDNIDNLVILPLYPQFSISTSGSSFRLLERLWQEDPKLQRIEYTVIPSWYKQPGYLQAMAQLISQELDQFPHPEQVHVFFSAHGVPKSYVDEAGDPYQQEIEECTALIMQTLNRPNPYTLAYQSRVGPVEWLQPYTEDALKELGGQGIQDLVVVPISFVSEHIETLQEIDIEYREIAEEAGIHNFRRVPAPNTHPVFIRALADLVIESLDKPSLKLSQVTQMKKKVKMYPQENWEWGLTTSAEVWNGRIAMLGFIALIIELITGHGLLHMIGLLQ; encoded by the coding sequence ATGGGTCGTGTAGGCGTATTATTACTCAATCTCGGTGGGCCTGATAAGCTGGAGGATGTAGGGCCATTTTTGTATAATCTATTCTCCGATCCAGAGATCATACGCTTACCATTCCGATGGTTGCAGAAACCCCTGGCTTGGTTTATCGCTACTCGGCGTACGGGAACGTCTCAAGCGAATTATAAGCAAATTGGTGGTGGCTCTCCACTGCGGCGGATTACAGAAGCCCAAGGGGAAGCCCTCAGAGAACAATTAGAGGAGATGGGCAAGGAAACCAATATCTATGTAGGAATGCGTTATTGGCATCCTTACACTGAGGAAGCGATCGCCCTCTTAACTCAAGATAATATCGATAACCTAGTAATCCTACCTCTATACCCCCAATTTTCCATCAGTACCAGTGGTTCTAGTTTCCGCTTATTAGAGAGACTATGGCAAGAAGACCCCAAGCTGCAACGGATTGAATATACAGTTATTCCCTCTTGGTACAAACAGCCTGGTTACCTGCAAGCAATGGCACAACTCATCAGCCAAGAATTAGACCAATTTCCCCATCCTGAACAAGTTCATGTCTTCTTTAGCGCCCACGGTGTCCCGAAAAGCTACGTGGACGAAGCAGGCGATCCCTATCAGCAAGAAATTGAAGAATGTACTGCATTAATTATGCAGACACTCAATCGCCCCAATCCTTACACCCTCGCTTACCAGAGTCGTGTTGGCCCTGTAGAATGGCTACAACCTTATACTGAAGACGCACTCAAAGAACTAGGCGGACAAGGTATTCAAGATTTAGTGGTTGTACCCATCAGTTTCGTTTCCGAACACATCGAAACATTACAAGAAATTGACATTGAGTATCGAGAAATAGCTGAAGAAGCAGGAATTCACAACTTCCGCCGTGTCCCTGCACCCAACACTCATCCAGTATTTATTCGCGCTTTGGCAGACTTGGTAATTGAGTCTCTGGACAAACCCAGTCTCAAACTATCGCAAGTTACCCAGATGAAGAAAAAGGTCAAGATGTACCCCCAAGAAAACTGGGAATGGGGTCTAACTACCAGCGCAGAAGTTTGGAATGGACGCATAGCCATGTTAGGTTTCATTGCTCTAATTATCGAGCTGATTACCGGTCATGGACTGCTACACATGATTGGTCTTTTGCAATGA
- a CDS encoding N-acetyltransferase, protein MSQQTYLKVPFVWEEPKPLIEVPQRLTFEPVHTMRGSLLISIVARVMASSMDASHLKKVSEHEPYEAVEKFLNSASDGFSYTDDWWQFGINENGDIVGFVLPVIFSGCAKEGLEEGTIYDIGVLPEYRGLGFANDLLSQGTRTLQDIGVWRVFCDTSVSNVRMISAFKRVGYRQYSEPCERPI, encoded by the coding sequence ATGAGTCAGCAAACTTATCTAAAAGTCCCCTTTGTTTGGGAAGAGCCTAAACCGTTGATTGAAGTTCCACAGAGGTTGACTTTTGAGCCAGTCCACACAATGCGTGGCTCATTATTAATCTCAATCGTTGCCCGTGTAATGGCTTCATCAATGGATGCAAGTCATCTAAAAAAAGTTTCAGAACATGAGCCTTATGAGGCGGTTGAGAAATTTCTGAATTCGGCAAGCGATGGCTTCTCGTATACTGATGACTGGTGGCAGTTTGGGATTAACGAAAATGGGGACATTGTAGGGTTTGTGCTTCCGGTTATATTTTCTGGATGTGCCAAAGAAGGCTTGGAGGAAGGAACAATCTACGATATCGGAGTTTTACCAGAGTATCGAGGGCTTGGTTTTGCAAACGATCTTCTGTCCCAAGGAACACGTACATTACAAGACATAGGAGTTTGGCGAGTATTTTGTGATACGTCTGTGAGTAACGTGCGCATGATTTCTGCATTCAAGCGGGTTGGGTATCGACAGTATAGCGAACCTTGTGAGCGTCCCATTTGA
- a CDS encoding peptidoglycan-binding protein gives MPLNAQLKAKYQQLYQDCAIKSDKISQVDTTINRIIENRTRYKKVERVTDVPWFIIAVLHHLEGSGNFNTHLHNGDPLSTKTTHVPKNRPLGEPPFTWEESAQDALTFDGLNNWRDWSIPGICYTLENFNGTGYRRYHSNVKSPYLWSFSDHYTQGKYRSDGQFDPNLVSQQCGGMVILKRMEEKNLISLSPQDNIGDNIDTTTPEEQVTWFALYRQEKDGTSYPVIAANAGSKTIEVVEFTNKLTDDLVDFLGKYPTAKTFLVAASSSSIPAATAADITITPNPTLPKLTRILRWGTKGDDVKALQQVLNNLGFNAGDIDGEFENDTEEAVKAFQLKAGLMVDGEVGPMTWGKLGGDYDPDFSTDPSDSINLQLASFAEIEAAKGLTWVNASSEAEKYLAPFRQPMQLLDHIGTAPDFYNWCAAFVAYCCRQVGIDIPDQPQGFWATMALVETWQFWAKQNGYWYSQGSVIPMRGDIVTFDWPDSDAPGDFNHIGIIRAHSQGSTVIKTSEGNRRNTSGNFTRYLSSVSGIIRIR, from the coding sequence ATGCCACTCAATGCCCAGCTAAAAGCAAAATATCAACAACTTTATCAGGACTGTGCTATTAAATCAGATAAAATCAGTCAAGTTGATACCACTATTAACCGGATTATAGAAAATCGTACTCGTTATAAAAAAGTAGAAAGAGTGACTGATGTTCCGTGGTTTATTATTGCTGTGCTTCATCACTTGGAAGGTAGTGGTAATTTCAATACTCATTTACATAACGGAGATCCGTTAAGTACTAAAACAACTCATGTTCCGAAAAATCGTCCATTAGGAGAACCACCATTTACATGGGAAGAGTCAGCACAAGATGCTTTGACATTTGATGGTTTAAATAATTGGCGTGATTGGAGTATACCAGGAATATGCTACACCCTCGAAAACTTTAACGGTACTGGTTATCGACGATATCATTCAAACGTAAAATCTCCTTATTTATGGAGCTTTTCTGATCATTATACCCAGGGTAAATATCGCTCCGATGGTCAATTTGACCCTAATTTAGTTAGCCAGCAATGTGGTGGGATGGTCATTCTCAAAAGAATGGAAGAAAAAAACCTAATTTCTTTATCACCACAAGATAATATTGGTGACAACATTGATACAACAACACCGGAAGAACAAGTTACTTGGTTTGCGCTTTATCGCCAGGAAAAAGATGGCACATCTTATCCAGTCATTGCGGCTAATGCAGGTTCAAAAACTATTGAGGTTGTCGAATTTACCAACAAACTAACTGATGATTTGGTGGATTTTTTAGGTAAATATCCTACTGCTAAAACTTTTTTAGTGGCTGCATCTTCTAGCAGTATTCCTGCTGCTACTGCGGCAGATATTACTATCACTCCTAATCCTACTTTACCAAAATTAACTCGTATTCTGCGTTGGGGTACTAAGGGAGATGATGTTAAAGCTTTGCAACAGGTACTGAATAATTTAGGTTTTAATGCTGGAGATATAGATGGAGAATTTGAAAATGATACGGAAGAAGCAGTGAAAGCTTTTCAACTAAAAGCAGGTTTAATGGTCGATGGAGAAGTTGGCCCAATGACATGGGGTAAACTGGGTGGTGACTATGATCCAGACTTTTCTACCGATCCATCTGATTCAATTAACTTGCAATTAGCTAGTTTTGCAGAAATTGAAGCCGCTAAGGGACTTACTTGGGTAAATGCAAGTAGTGAAGCGGAAAAATATCTTGCTCCTTTTCGTCAACCAATGCAGCTTCTAGACCATATAGGAACAGCACCAGATTTTTATAACTGGTGTGCAGCTTTTGTGGCATATTGTTGTCGTCAAGTAGGAATTGATATCCCTGATCAACCTCAAGGATTTTGGGCAACAATGGCTTTAGTTGAGACTTGGCAATTTTGGGCAAAACAAAATGGTTATTGGTATTCTCAAGGTTCTGTGATTCCGATGCGTGGCGATATTGTTACCTTTGACTGGCCTGATAGTGATGCTCCTGGAGACTTTAATCATATTGGCATTATTAGAGCGCATTCTCAAGGAAGTACCGTAATTAAAACTTCTGAAGGTAATAGAAGAAATACTAGTGGTAACTTTACGCGCTATTTATCTAGTGTGTCAGGAATTATCCGCATCCGTTAA